The following are encoded in a window of Epilithonimonas zeae genomic DNA:
- a CDS encoding succinate dehydrogenase/fumarate reductase iron-sulfur subunit: MSAKKGLNLTLKIWRQKNNKSKGQFDTYKISDVSTDSSFLEMLDILNEQLINEGKDPVAFDHDCREGICGMCSLYINGRAHGPDTGITTCQLHMRHFKDGETIHIEPWRSAAFPVIKDLVVDRSAFDRVMAAGGFVSVNTSGNTLDANAIPVPKEDADKAMDAAACIGCGACVASCKNGSAMLFVGAKVSQFALLPQGRVEAKRRVLNMVKAMDEEGFGNCSNTGACEVECPKGISLENIARMNREYASANLSTANS, translated from the coding sequence ATGAGTGCAAAAAAAGGCTTAAATCTTACGCTGAAAATTTGGAGACAAAAAAATAATAAGTCGAAGGGACAATTCGATACCTATAAAATTTCTGATGTTTCTACAGATTCTTCATTCTTAGAAATGTTGGATATCCTGAACGAGCAGTTAATCAATGAGGGAAAAGACCCAGTGGCTTTTGACCACGATTGCCGTGAAGGAATCTGCGGAATGTGTTCACTTTACATCAATGGTAGAGCGCACGGTCCGGATACAGGAATCACAACTTGTCAGTTACATATGCGTCATTTCAAAGATGGCGAAACGATTCACATAGAACCTTGGAGAAGTGCTGCTTTTCCGGTAATCAAAGATTTGGTTGTTGATAGAAGTGCTTTCGACAGAGTGATGGCTGCAGGTGGATTCGTATCTGTGAATACTTCCGGAAACACTTTGGATGCCAACGCAATTCCGGTTCCGAAAGAAGATGCAGACAAAGCGATGGACGCTGCAGCGTGTATTGGTTGCGGTGCTTGTGTGGCTTCTTGTAAAAATGGTTCTGCAATGTTATTTGTAGGTGCAAAAGTATCTCAGTTCGCATTGTTACCACAAGGTCGTGTAGAAGCGAAAAGAAGAGTTCTGAATATGGTAAAAGCAATGGACGAAGAAGGCTTCGGAAATTGTTCCAATACTGGAGCTTGTGAGGTAGAATGTCCGAAAGGAATTTCTCTGGAAAACATCGCAAGAATGAACAGAGAATATGCTTCAGCAAACCTTTCTACAGCTAATTCTTAA
- a CDS encoding peroxiredoxin: MSIKLGDTAPDFDAESSLGNLNFYEYLGDSWGILFSHPADYTPVCTTELGKTSQLKPEFDKRNTKVLALSVDGIENHKGWISDINETQNTEVEFPIIADQDKKVSELYDFIHPNASATLTVRSLLIIDPNKKVRLIITYPASTGRNFTEILRVLDSLQLVDGYGVATPVDWKDGDDVIIPPAVSQEDAEKKFPKGVKVVRPYLRFTPQPNK; this comes from the coding sequence ATGTCTATAAAACTTGGCGACACCGCTCCGGATTTTGATGCAGAAAGCAGTTTAGGAAATCTAAATTTTTACGAATACCTCGGAGATTCTTGGGGGATTTTATTTTCTCACCCTGCAGATTACACTCCCGTTTGTACAACAGAACTGGGAAAAACATCACAATTGAAACCAGAATTTGATAAAAGAAATACAAAAGTTCTGGCATTAAGCGTTGACGGAATTGAAAATCATAAAGGTTGGATTTCTGATATCAATGAAACTCAGAATACAGAAGTAGAATTCCCGATCATTGCCGATCAGGACAAGAAAGTTTCAGAATTATATGATTTCATTCATCCGAACGCAAGCGCCACTTTAACCGTGAGATCTTTACTGATTATTGATCCTAATAAAAAGGTAAGATTAATTATCACTTATCCAGCTTCAACGGGAAGAAATTTCACAGAAATCCTTAGAGTTTTGGATTCTTTGCAGTTGGTAGATGGTTATGGTGTAGCAACGCCGGTGGATTGGAAAGACGGTGATGATGTGATTATTCCGCCAGCGGTTTCTCAGGAAGATGCCGAAAAGAAATTCCCAAAAGGCGTAAAAGTGGTGAGACCTTATTTGCGCTTCACGCCTCAACCTAATAAATAA
- a CDS encoding PspC family transcriptional regulator, protein MKEPKVINGLRHKMEREWFGVLTRYGTKLGIPVSKLRVFFIYSTFATAGIFFLFYLGMGFMLWVKDCIVTKRPSVFDL, encoded by the coding sequence ATGAAAGAGCCTAAAGTTATCAACGGTTTGCGCCACAAAATGGAAAGAGAATGGTTTGGCGTTTTGACGAGATACGGCACCAAACTGGGAATTCCTGTTTCAAAACTGCGCGTTTTCTTCATCTATTCAACATTTGCGACGGCGGGAATTTTCTTTCTTTTTTATCTTGGAATGGGTTTTATGCTTTGGGTAAAAGACTGCATCGTGACCAAACGACCAAGTGTTTTTGATTTGTAA
- a CDS encoding glycoside hydrolase family 3 protein translates to MKRLSLLIITFISQFYFTQYQPKNISNSEIKKANDWVNKTYNSLSQDEKLGQLFIVALYTNKDEAHISQIRNIVINDKIGGLILMQDDAAREINLVNEFQAKSKVPLMIGMDAEWGLFQRIAKAHKYPWAITLGAIQDKNLIYEMSAKIAEDCKRMGINWDFAPVVDVNTNPNNPIIGNRSFGSDVNNVVNSALAYSNGLQNNKILAAIKHFPGHGDTDTDSHLDLPVVSHNLERLEKTEIAPFKALMNKGIGGVMVAHLYVPTLENEKGIPASVSKKIVTGVLKERLGYKGLIITDALNMGAVANRFKAGELDALAFKAGNDIMLFSQDVATGKKLIQQAIDKGEISQNRVEESVKKILLTKYYLGLNQYNNINPENVNEDLNNASHSEIVQKMYSNALTLIKDDKKMLPLDCKETYYYVPLEEAPYETFLNQLNTGTTIILKKASEINTIPANSKVIVGFHKDNSTAYKPYKISDASKNVLSELSKNQNVILNVFGSPYALKDVDISKVSTVLVSYENNDDSMKATANGILGQTKIWGRLPVLVNDNLKFGMGMDIEAKNPANQTDRKNSLETKNSKTVIE, encoded by the coding sequence ATGAAAAGGTTAAGTCTTCTTATAATAACTTTTATTTCGCAATTTTATTTCACTCAGTACCAGCCGAAAAATATTTCCAATTCGGAAATCAAAAAAGCGAATGATTGGGTTAACAAAACTTACAATTCACTTTCGCAAGATGAGAAGTTGGGACAATTGTTCATTGTAGCACTTTATACCAATAAAGATGAAGCACACATCAGCCAAATTAGAAATATTGTTATTAATGATAAAATCGGTGGTTTGATTCTGATGCAGGATGATGCCGCGAGAGAAATCAATCTGGTTAATGAATTTCAAGCGAAATCAAAAGTACCATTGATGATCGGGATGGATGCAGAATGGGGGTTGTTTCAGAGAATAGCAAAAGCACACAAATATCCTTGGGCAATCACTTTAGGCGCCATTCAAGATAAAAATTTGATTTACGAGATGTCTGCGAAGATTGCTGAAGATTGCAAAAGAATGGGCATCAATTGGGATTTTGCGCCAGTTGTGGATGTCAACACCAACCCGAATAATCCAATTATTGGCAACCGCAGTTTCGGTTCCGATGTCAATAATGTGGTGAATTCTGCTCTGGCTTATTCCAATGGTTTGCAGAATAACAAAATCCTTGCAGCAATTAAACACTTCCCTGGACACGGTGATACAGATACAGATTCACATTTGGATTTGCCTGTCGTTTCTCACAATTTGGAAAGATTAGAGAAAACGGAAATTGCACCTTTCAAAGCCTTGATGAATAAAGGAATTGGTGGCGTTATGGTTGCGCATCTATATGTTCCGACTTTGGAAAATGAAAAGGGAATTCCAGCTTCGGTTTCTAAAAAAATAGTGACTGGCGTTTTGAAAGAAAGATTAGGTTACAAAGGGTTGATTATCACTGATGCACTTAATATGGGTGCAGTTGCGAACAGATTCAAAGCAGGGGAATTGGATGCATTGGCTTTCAAAGCTGGGAATGATATTATGCTGTTTTCACAAGATGTTGCAACGGGAAAAAAACTGATTCAGCAAGCGATTGATAAAGGAGAAATTTCCCAAAACAGAGTAGAAGAGAGTGTTAAGAAAATTCTTTTGACGAAGTATTATTTAGGTTTAAATCAATACAACAATATCAATCCAGAAAATGTTAATGAAGATTTGAACAATGCATCACATTCCGAAATCGTTCAAAAAATGTATTCCAACGCTTTGACATTAATTAAGGATGATAAAAAAATGTTGCCTCTCGATTGCAAAGAAACTTACTACTATGTTCCATTAGAAGAAGCACCTTATGAAACTTTTTTAAATCAACTAAATACAGGAACAACGATTATTCTTAAAAAAGCTTCAGAAATCAATACAATTCCAGCCAATTCAAAAGTGATTGTTGGTTTCCATAAAGATAATTCCACAGCTTACAAACCGTACAAAATTTCTGATGCGAGCAAGAACGTTTTATCAGAGCTAAGTAAAAACCAAAATGTGATTTTGAATGTATTTGGAAGTCCCTATGCTTTAAAAGATGTTGATATTTCTAAAGTTTCCACAGTTTTGGTTTCTTATGAAAATAACGACGATTCTATGAAAGCAACAGCAAATGGAATTTTGGGACAGACAAAAATCTGGGGAAGATTGCCGGTTTTGGTGAATGATAATTTAAAATTCGGAATGGGAATGGATATTGAAGCTAAAAATCCAGCCAATCAAACTGATAGAAAAAATAGCTTAGAAACAAAAAATTCTAAGACTGTAATTGAGTAA
- the bshA gene encoding N-acetyl-alpha-D-glucosaminyl L-malate synthase BshA, with protein sequence MKIGILCYPTYGGSGIVATELGMSLADKGFEVHFISSALPARLDVTNPNIFFHKVNVQTYPLFQYQPYDIALSSMIYRVVNLYKLDILHAHYAIPYAYAAFTAKQMLKAEHKDVPLVTTLHGTDITLVGQHPSYKHAVEFSINQSDTITSVSESLKKDTLQFFNIQKEIQVITNFIDNSVFDDCKTCQREQFASDDEKILIHVSNLRPVKRIQDVLEIFKNVNKKVKSKLIIIGEGPEMEKISEFMENNPELIGEIKLLGKVNDLYRILQLSDVFLLPSEQESFGLAALEAMAARTPVISSNAGGIPEVNIQGETGFLAETGNVEAMSNYCIKLLSDENLLEEMKKNAKAQAVHFDLKNILPIYIDMYETTIAKFEEAKYKEV encoded by the coding sequence ATGAAAATAGGAATACTTTGCTATCCAACTTACGGCGGAAGCGGAATTGTGGCAACAGAATTAGGAATGAGTTTAGCCGATAAGGGCTTTGAAGTTCATTTCATCAGTTCGGCTTTGCCAGCACGATTGGACGTTACCAATCCGAATATATTTTTCCATAAAGTGAACGTTCAGACCTATCCATTGTTCCAGTATCAGCCTTATGATATCGCATTGTCATCGATGATTTATCGAGTTGTGAATCTTTATAAATTGGATATTCTGCACGCCCATTATGCGATTCCTTATGCTTATGCGGCTTTTACAGCTAAGCAAATGTTGAAGGCAGAACACAAAGATGTGCCTTTGGTGACGACACTTCACGGGACAGATATTACTTTAGTAGGTCAGCATCCAAGTTACAAACACGCTGTCGAATTTTCTATCAATCAGAGCGATACAATTACTTCGGTATCCGAAAGTCTGAAAAAAGATACCTTGCAGTTCTTCAATATTCAGAAAGAAATTCAAGTGATTACGAACTTTATTGATAATTCTGTTTTTGATGATTGCAAAACTTGTCAGAGAGAACAATTTGCGAGTGATGATGAGAAAATTCTTATTCACGTTTCCAATCTTCGTCCGGTTAAGCGAATTCAGGATGTATTAGAAATTTTCAAAAACGTCAACAAGAAAGTGAAATCGAAATTAATTATCATTGGTGAAGGTCCGGAAATGGAGAAGATCTCTGAATTTATGGAAAATAATCCGGAACTGATTGGCGAAATCAAATTACTCGGGAAAGTCAACGATTTGTATAGAATTCTCCAGTTGTCTGATGTTTTCCTTTTACCTTCTGAGCAGGAAAGTTTTGGTTTGGCGGCTTTGGAAGCAATGGCTGCGAGAACACCGGTTATCAGCAGTAATGCAGGTGGGATTCCGGAAGTTAATATTCAGGGCGAAACAGGATTTTTGGCAGAAACAGGGAACGTAGAAGCGATGTCCAATTACTGTATCAAATTGTTGAGTGATGAGAATCTTCTCGAAGAAATGAAAAAGAATGCAAAAGCGCAGGCAGTTCATTTTGATTTGAAAAATATTCTTCCGATTTATATTGATATGTACGAAACCACCATTGCGAAATTTGAAGAGGCAAAATATAAAGAAGTTTGA
- a CDS encoding DUF2851 family protein encodes MNEEILQYIWNYKKFRSFDFVSTDGKVIEISDFGKWNKNSGPDFLFAKIKIDNIIFAGNIEIHTKASDWFFHNHSGNPEFGNLILHAVYINDCDIPELEKQNIPTLELKNYIDEELIQKHQNLKAEHSFIACEELFDENKIPLFFEETVLLKKLEAKSQIFQESLNKNQNNYEAVLFQNLVYTFGLKVNAEIFLQMAESLDFAVIQKIKQNDIHLEALFFGICGFLDAPSDEIMQIWKREFDFLKVKFNLSDVRIHPKFSKLRPPNFPTIRLSQLANLYHTQPNLFSKLMEAKTIDDLYKIFGNVKASEYWDNRFNFGKISTVEGKKYLSQDFIDLIIINTILPLKYFYHKNHNPEIVDDIFDFYKKMKAEKNSVLDEWKQLGMKFENALQTQAFLYQYKLFCNHKKCLNCSVGFQLLKTDD; translated from the coding sequence ATGAACGAAGAAATATTACAGTATATTTGGAATTATAAAAAATTTCGGAGCTTCGATTTCGTCTCAACGGATGGAAAAGTGATCGAAATTTCAGATTTCGGAAAGTGGAATAAGAATTCTGGACCGGATTTTCTCTTTGCCAAAATTAAAATTGACAACATCATTTTTGCTGGAAATATCGAGATTCACACCAAAGCTTCCGATTGGTTTTTTCACAATCATTCCGGCAATCCTGAGTTTGGAAACTTGATTCTTCACGCTGTTTATATTAATGACTGCGACATTCCTGAATTAGAAAAACAAAATATTCCAACACTTGAACTCAAGAATTATATTGATGAAGAGCTGATTCAGAAACATCAGAATCTGAAAGCCGAACATTCTTTCATCGCTTGTGAAGAATTGTTTGATGAGAACAAAATTCCGTTATTTTTTGAAGAAACTGTTTTACTAAAAAAGTTAGAAGCCAAATCTCAAATCTTCCAAGAATCACTTAACAAAAATCAAAATAATTACGAAGCAGTTTTGTTTCAAAATCTGGTTTACACCTTCGGATTGAAAGTGAACGCAGAAATCTTTCTTCAAATGGCGGAAAGTCTTGATTTTGCTGTTATTCAAAAAATCAAGCAGAATGATATCCATTTAGAAGCTTTGTTTTTCGGAATTTGTGGATTTTTGGATGCTCCTTCAGACGAAATAATGCAAATCTGGAAACGGGAATTTGATTTTTTAAAGGTAAAATTTAATTTGTCAGATGTTAGGATTCATCCCAAATTTTCCAAGCTTCGTCCACCTAATTTTCCAACCATCCGATTGTCACAATTAGCCAATCTTTATCATACCCAGCCCAATCTTTTTTCTAAGTTGATGGAAGCAAAAACGATTGATGATTTGTACAAGATTTTCGGAAATGTCAAAGCTTCTGAATATTGGGATAATCGTTTTAATTTTGGAAAAATCTCGACAGTTGAAGGAAAGAAATATCTCAGTCAGGATTTTATCGATTTGATTATTATCAATACAATTCTGCCTTTGAAATATTTTTATCACAAAAACCATAATCCGGAAATAGTAGATGATATTTTTGACTTCTACAAAAAGATGAAAGCGGAGAAAAATTCGGTTTTGGATGAGTGGAAACAATTAGGAATGAAATTCGAAAATGCGTTACAAACACAGGCCTTTCTTTATCAATACAAACTATTCTGCAATCATAAAAAATGCTTAAATTGCAGTGTCGGTTTTCAGTTGCTGAAGACAGATGATTAA